The Algoriphagus sp. TR-M9 genome has a window encoding:
- the folP gene encoding dihydropteroate synthase, protein MGIVNLTPDSFFEGNRTDKSADKLAILIRKHITEGASILDLGGYSSRPGAAEVSEQEELDRLMPAVEYITKNHPECIISIDTFRSKVAKETIKAGAHLINDISAGDLDPEIITTIAELQVPYIAMHMRGNPKTMQKKTNYSDILGEILYYFAEKVEQFKKFGINDVIIDPGFGFAKTLEQNYFLLRNLHHFRSLSMPVLVGVSRKSMISRALDIEADSALNGSTALHMFALCQGANILRVHDVKEANETLKLYQTIYP, encoded by the coding sequence ATGGGGATTGTAAATCTAACTCCCGATTCCTTCTTTGAAGGAAACAGAACCGATAAATCAGCTGACAAATTAGCCATATTAATTAGGAAACACATTACCGAAGGCGCAAGTATTCTTGACTTAGGAGGCTATAGTTCTAGGCCTGGAGCGGCAGAAGTAAGTGAGCAAGAAGAGCTTGACAGATTGATGCCAGCAGTAGAGTACATCACCAAAAATCATCCTGAGTGCATCATTTCCATAGACACTTTCAGATCAAAAGTAGCCAAGGAAACCATAAAAGCCGGTGCGCATCTCATCAATGACATTTCCGCGGGTGACTTAGATCCAGAAATAATCACCACCATTGCCGAACTGCAAGTACCTTATATTGCCATGCATATGCGGGGAAATCCGAAGACTATGCAGAAAAAAACGAATTATTCTGATATTCTGGGAGAAATATTGTATTATTTCGCTGAAAAAGTGGAACAATTCAAAAAGTTTGGCATCAATGATGTAATCATAGATCCTGGCTTTGGATTTGCGAAAACCTTGGAGCAAAACTATTTCCTACTAAGGAACCTTCATCACTTTCGGTCACTATCTATGCCTGTGCTGGTCGGAGTATCACGAAAATCCATGATTTCGAGAGCACTGGATATTGAAGCTGATTCTGCCCTAAACGGCAGCACTGCCTTACACATGTTTGCACTATGCCAAGGCGCAAACATACTTAGAGTTCATGACGTTAAAGAAGCAAACGAAACATTAAAACTATATCAAACAATTTACCCTTGA
- a CDS encoding DUF1599 domain-containing protein, producing METQTSNEYKEVISRCKELFRKKTIDYGTSWRIFRLSSITDQIFIKAQRIRSIQEKGNQKVSDPIEDDFVGIINYCLIALLQIRLAEDERMEIPFEELEPAYDHWVNETRGLLENKNHDYGEAWRDMRVSSMTDIILMKLLRTKQIENNHGQTLVSEGIEANYQDMINYAVFCLIKLGYHD from the coding sequence TTGGAGACGCAAACGAGTAACGAATATAAGGAAGTTATTAGCCGTTGTAAAGAACTTTTTCGTAAGAAGACTATTGATTATGGTACTTCATGGAGAATTTTCCGACTTTCATCCATTACTGACCAGATTTTTATCAAAGCCCAAAGGATTAGATCTATTCAGGAAAAGGGAAATCAGAAGGTCAGCGATCCGATTGAGGATGATTTTGTAGGGATTATTAATTATTGCCTGATAGCACTTTTGCAAATCAGGCTGGCAGAGGATGAGCGGATGGAGATTCCCTTTGAGGAATTAGAGCCTGCCTACGATCACTGGGTAAATGAGACCCGTGGCTTACTCGAAAATAAAAACCACGATTACGGAGAGGCCTGGCGGGACATGCGGGTGAGTTCTATGACCGATATTATTTTGATGAAATTATTGAGAACTAAGCAGATTGAAAATAATCATGGACAGACCTTGGTCTCAGAAGGTATTGAAGCCAACTATCAGGATATGATCAATTACGCTGTATTTTGTTTGATAAAACTAGGATATCATGATTAA
- a CDS encoding BT_3928 family protein: MIKQGFLWVIRFLVGGLFIFSGLIKVNDPVGTSIKLEEYLDVFSTDIAGFFSYLKPIALELGIFLVVVEVVLGVMLILGVRSKFTVWALSLMILFFTFLTFYSAYFNKVTDCGCFGDAIKLTPWESFYKDLILLVLIAILFLFQADLPKSSPKGAKGVTLSVLILSFVLAIVAVRNLPFIDFRAYKVGVNIPKNMQPSSPLQYSYVMKKGDDIQIFDQYPSDESLEFVEMNLKNPEALPKISDFAAWNDEGDFSEEVFTGNKVLILVSNMSKMSTDHLGQIDQLVSALKGSPVQPVLLAAASQVEIANLMQAQGWDMLALQADATVVKTMIRSNPGLMVLQDGEVLAKYHHNNTPEAGEVVDLLIR, encoded by the coding sequence ATGATTAAGCAAGGGTTTTTATGGGTGATCCGTTTTCTGGTAGGCGGATTGTTTATTTTTTCTGGACTGATAAAAGTGAATGACCCGGTAGGGACTTCCATCAAGCTAGAGGAGTATTTAGATGTTTTCTCCACAGATATAGCTGGTTTCTTTTCCTATTTAAAACCAATTGCACTGGAGTTAGGGATATTCTTGGTGGTCGTTGAAGTAGTGCTGGGAGTGATGCTGATCCTTGGGGTTCGGAGTAAGTTTACCGTATGGGCTTTGAGCTTGATGATTTTGTTTTTCACCTTTCTTACTTTCTATTCTGCCTATTTCAATAAAGTCACGGATTGTGGCTGTTTCGGAGATGCGATCAAACTTACGCCTTGGGAATCATTTTATAAAGATTTGATTCTTTTGGTTCTGATTGCCATTCTGTTTCTCTTCCAAGCCGACCTCCCAAAAAGTTCGCCCAAAGGGGCAAAAGGTGTAACATTATCTGTATTGATTTTATCCTTCGTCCTCGCAATAGTGGCCGTTCGTAACCTGCCTTTTATAGACTTTCGGGCTTATAAAGTAGGTGTGAACATACCGAAAAACATGCAGCCTTCATCTCCATTGCAGTATTCTTATGTCATGAAAAAGGGTGATGATATTCAAATATTTGACCAGTATCCTTCAGATGAAAGTTTGGAATTTGTAGAAATGAACCTGAAAAACCCCGAGGCACTGCCAAAGATCTCAGACTTTGCTGCTTGGAATGATGAGGGGGATTTTTCTGAGGAGGTGTTTACGGGAAATAAGGTATTGATTTTGGTAAGTAATATGAGCAAAATGAGTACTGATCACCTTGGTCAAATCGATCAATTGGTCAGCGCATTGAAAGGCTCACCTGTACAGCCTGTCTTGCTCGCTGCTGCCTCTCAGGTAGAAATTGCAAATCTGATGCAAGCGCAAGGATGGGACATGCTAGCCCTGCAAGCGGATGCCACGGTAGTGAAAACGATGATCAGATCAAATCCGGGATTGATGGTGCTACAGGATGGAGAAGTGCTCGCAAAGTATCATCACAACAATACTCCAGAGGCGGGTGAAGTGGTAGATCTTTTGATAAGGTAA
- a CDS encoding shikimate kinase, which produces MGKFLKIVLVGLPGSGKSTFGVQLAKQLNLPFYDLDQLIELNYSMKISEIFSHFGEGKFREWETATLKNILSKSEAYVLASGGGCPCFNDNMDLINEQATSVYLDVPLDEISARLRASKANVRPMFKNMDQGEITLKLKSLLVDRDYFYNQAKIKLSGEDFSAELLVSELIRTFKS; this is translated from the coding sequence ATGGGGAAATTTCTTAAAATAGTATTGGTGGGCCTTCCAGGGTCAGGTAAAAGTACTTTTGGAGTACAATTGGCGAAGCAATTGAACCTGCCTTTCTATGATCTGGATCAGCTGATAGAATTGAATTATTCCATGAAAATCTCTGAGATTTTCTCTCATTTTGGAGAAGGTAAATTCAGAGAATGGGAGACGGCTACACTTAAAAACATTCTATCAAAATCTGAGGCCTATGTGCTGGCTTCCGGTGGGGGATGTCCCTGTTTCAATGATAATATGGACCTGATCAATGAGCAAGCCACTTCGGTATACCTGGATGTTCCTTTAGATGAGATTTCGGCTCGCTTGAGAGCTTCCAAAGCCAACGTGCGCCCCATGTTTAAAAATATGGATCAGGGAGAAATCACGTTGAAATTAAAGAGTTTGCTGGTAGATCGGGATTATTTTTATAATCAGGCAAAAATAAAACTCAGCGGAGAAGACTTTTCCGCTGAGCTGTTGGTATCTGAATTGATTCGGACTTTTAAAAGCTAA
- a CDS encoding OmpP1/FadL family transporter, whose protein sequence is MRSPILVVTLVLVSISSSFAQSGYFEDAYRFSHVLQPGSARIMGVGGTQWSLGGDVSNVAGNPAGLGFFRSSEASITAGYTDWGVETDYLNQSKNYNTTNFSLPNLSFVMANPRSEFDRGSFKGGAFGISIQRIANFNTEYGYYADTPGGTSIIDFYLQDANGVPETQISSYGLTGLAYDTYQINPIVFDENGDPIANPNTYDSFVLGLPFQDENITQEGSSSQINFSYGANFNYKLFIGGSVGIRTLDFSSRKIYNEEFPEDPLISSSLQENLFISGSGINLNLGVIYKPIDYLNLGFTFQSPTWYALNDEYDAAIFTDYDNYYFEQEDVTLGQEDAFTDIILSSYNLNTPLKIGGGATVFLGKNGFLSADVDWLDYSTANLSSRDFDEGPDNMAIEQLYTSTINFRFGGEYRFNNFRIRGGYGFYGDPIANSDYDRSTQQISGGVGVKLNKFNIDFALVNQKFSTLYSSYQVLDGQGNNIGPVTEINNNLINGLLTVGFSF, encoded by the coding sequence ATGAGATCACCCATTCTGGTTGTGACACTTGTATTGGTGTCAATTTCAAGTTCATTTGCCCAAAGCGGCTATTTTGAAGATGCTTACCGGTTTAGCCATGTGCTCCAACCTGGATCAGCTCGGATCATGGGCGTGGGTGGCACCCAATGGTCTTTAGGCGGTGATGTATCCAATGTAGCGGGCAATCCCGCTGGGCTTGGATTCTTCAGAAGCTCCGAAGCAAGTATTACGGCAGGCTATACGGACTGGGGAGTAGAAACCGACTATCTGAACCAATCAAAAAACTATAATACTACCAACTTCTCGCTTCCGAATCTGAGTTTTGTAATGGCTAATCCAAGAAGTGAGTTTGATCGAGGTTCATTCAAAGGAGGAGCTTTCGGCATCAGTATTCAGAGAATCGCCAATTTCAATACGGAATATGGATATTACGCTGATACCCCAGGAGGAACTTCTATTATTGACTTTTACCTTCAAGACGCCAATGGCGTTCCCGAAACTCAGATTTCTTCCTACGGCTTGACAGGATTGGCCTATGATACCTATCAAATCAATCCAATTGTTTTTGATGAAAACGGAGATCCAATTGCAAACCCCAATACCTACGATTCCTTTGTACTGGGATTGCCCTTTCAGGATGAGAACATCACTCAAGAGGGGAGTTCCAGTCAGATAAATTTTAGCTATGGGGCGAACTTCAATTATAAACTATTTATAGGTGGTTCGGTTGGGATCAGAACTTTGGACTTTTCCTCTAGGAAAATTTACAATGAGGAATTTCCTGAAGATCCACTTATTTCTTCCTCCTTGCAGGAAAATCTATTCATTAGCGGCAGCGGTATTAATTTAAACCTAGGCGTTATCTATAAACCTATTGATTATCTGAATCTTGGTTTCACCTTCCAATCCCCTACTTGGTATGCGCTCAATGATGAGTATGATGCAGCGATTTTTACCGATTATGACAATTACTACTTTGAGCAGGAAGATGTCACACTCGGTCAGGAAGATGCCTTCACAGACATTATTCTAAGCTCATACAATCTCAATACCCCGCTGAAAATCGGCGGTGGAGCCACGGTATTTTTAGGAAAGAATGGTTTTCTATCAGCTGATGTGGATTGGTTGGATTACAGCACAGCAAATTTATCTTCCAGGGACTTCGATGAGGGACCGGACAATATGGCCATTGAACAGCTATATACCAGCACGATCAATTTCCGATTTGGAGGAGAATACAGGTTCAATAATTTCAGGATACGAGGCGGATATGGATTTTATGGAGATCCGATCGCCAATTCAGACTATGATCGCAGCACGCAGCAAATCTCCGGAGGCGTGGGGGTAAAACTGAACAAATTCAACATTGATTTTGCTTTGGTCAACCAGAAGTTCAGTACGCTTTATAGCAGTTATCAAGTACTGGATGGACAAGGCAACAACATTGGACCGGTCACTGAAATTAACAACAACTTGATCAATGGCTTACTGACTGTAGGTTTTAGCTTTTAA
- a CDS encoding DUF5320 domain-containing protein has translation MKNFPIQTSSLILGALVLASCSSSQMASTGTEDNLYFMASDAKVATEFAVQNNTPEQFQSLSTTETEAIPQESFSSRNVNPDYISRYQSEDTPQENEVVYFDENVAEESSPDINVYNNYSVGSSGYNSGFNPNFAFNMGMMYGMSPWGMGGFYDPFWGPGFGFRPGFSINIGFGFGVGYPMYRPGFGYGGFYDPFWGPSYAFGGYPGYGFGYPGYGYGRPIYVLPGGEYGDRRIVSGARPTRGSSLAARNNVGTSSVLQPNTARAQARREAMSSGNSRRLVSNSSNSRVSARDFGSSQNDYYSTRARQSSTRNVNSAAMDRPVSRTRSAMPSARPSYNNSNVRSINSNRNSVNRSTNPSTYRRSASPSYNTRGTRSVSPSYNRTNTRTVAPTRTTSPTRSSSPSYTPSRSSGSSGGASRVSSGGSRGGRGN, from the coding sequence ATGAAGAATTTCCCGATCCAAACATCATCTTTAATCTTAGGAGCACTAGTCCTAGCTTCCTGTAGCTCAAGCCAAATGGCTTCTACCGGAACTGAAGACAACCTGTACTTCATGGCTTCTGATGCAAAAGTAGCCACTGAATTTGCAGTGCAAAACAATACTCCTGAGCAGTTTCAAAGTCTTTCTACAACTGAAACTGAAGCTATCCCACAGGAAAGTTTCAGTTCCAGAAATGTGAACCCTGACTACATATCCCGATATCAATCAGAAGATACCCCCCAAGAAAATGAGGTGGTATATTTTGATGAAAATGTAGCTGAAGAAAGCAGCCCAGATATTAATGTTTACAACAATTATTCTGTAGGGTCATCTGGATACAACTCAGGATTCAACCCGAATTTTGCCTTCAACATGGGAATGATGTACGGCATGTCCCCATGGGGAATGGGTGGTTTCTATGATCCTTTCTGGGGTCCTGGTTTTGGCTTTAGACCTGGATTCAGTATCAATATTGGATTTGGTTTTGGAGTCGGTTACCCTATGTATAGACCAGGTTTCGGATATGGTGGATTTTATGATCCTTTCTGGGGACCTAGCTATGCATTTGGTGGATACCCTGGATATGGATTTGGTTACCCTGGATACGGATACGGAAGACCTATCTATGTTCTTCCTGGCGGTGAGTATGGAGATAGAAGAATCGTAAGCGGAGCAAGACCTACAAGAGGTTCATCCCTTGCAGCTAGAAACAATGTAGGTACAAGCTCTGTGCTTCAACCTAATACAGCTAGAGCTCAAGCCAGAAGAGAAGCGATGTCATCTGGCAATTCTAGAAGACTGGTATCCAACTCTTCCAATTCAAGAGTTTCTGCGCGTGACTTTGGATCATCTCAAAATGATTACTATAGCACTAGAGCTAGACAAAGTAGTACTAGAAATGTAAACTCAGCTGCTATGGATAGACCAGTTTCCAGAACCAGAAGTGCAATGCCTTCAGCTAGACCTAGCTATAACAACAGTAACGTAAGGTCTATTAACAGCAATAGAAATTCGGTAAACAGATCAACTAATCCTTCTACTTACAGAAGATCAGCAAGTCCTTCTTACAACACCAGAGGTACGAGATCTGTATCACCATCTTACAACAGAACCAATACGAGAACCGTGGCACCTACACGGACCACATCACCTACTCGAAGTAGCTCACCAAGTTACACACCAAGCAGAAGCTCTGGTTCTTCTGGTGGAGCTTCGAGAGTAAGCTCTGGAGGATCTAGAGGAGGAAGGGGAAATTAA
- the proS gene encoding proline--tRNA ligase, which produces MSKGLPKRSEDYSLWYNELVKKADLAENSAVRGCMVIKPYGYSIWEKMQAELDRMFKETGHTNAYFPLFIPKSYLSKEASHVEGFAKECAVVTHYRLKNAEDGSGVIVDPEAKLEEELIVRPTSETVIWSTYKNWIQSYRDLPLLVNQWANVVRWEMRTRLFLRTAEFLWQEGHTAHATEKEAKAETLQMMNVYAQFAEDFMALPVVKGRKTESERFAGADDTLCIEAMMQDGKALQAGTSHFLGQNFAKAFDVKFATKEGGLEHVWGTSWGVSTRLMGALIMAHSDDNGLVLPPKLAPIQVVIVPIYRKDEEFEAISEKANEIMAELRKAGISVKYDNRDTHKPGFKFAEYELKGVPLRIAIGPRDLENGTIEIARRDTLTKEQFELSSQPISEKFVQLLDEIQTSIYSKAFDFKGEMTTEVNSWEEFEEVLESKGGFISAHWDGTAETEEKVKELTKATIRCIPLDQKEEAGVCVFSGKPSTGRVLFAKAY; this is translated from the coding sequence ATGAGTAAAGGACTACCTAAAAGAAGCGAAGATTATTCCCTTTGGTACAATGAGTTAGTAAAAAAAGCTGATTTAGCTGAAAATTCCGCAGTGAGAGGCTGTATGGTGATCAAGCCATACGGATATTCTATCTGGGAAAAAATGCAGGCTGAATTGGATAGGATGTTTAAGGAAACTGGCCATACCAACGCCTATTTTCCACTTTTTATTCCGAAATCATACCTCAGTAAAGAAGCATCACACGTGGAAGGCTTTGCCAAAGAATGTGCAGTGGTCACTCATTACAGATTGAAAAATGCAGAGGATGGCAGTGGTGTTATCGTAGATCCGGAAGCCAAACTGGAAGAGGAACTGATCGTTCGTCCTACTTCCGAAACGGTGATCTGGAGTACTTATAAAAATTGGATTCAATCCTACAGAGATTTACCACTTTTGGTGAACCAGTGGGCCAATGTGGTTAGGTGGGAAATGCGGACTCGGCTTTTCCTGAGAACTGCAGAATTCCTTTGGCAAGAAGGACATACTGCTCATGCCACTGAAAAGGAAGCCAAGGCAGAAACGCTTCAGATGATGAATGTCTATGCCCAGTTTGCTGAGGACTTTATGGCATTGCCTGTAGTCAAAGGAAGAAAGACAGAATCAGAGCGGTTTGCAGGGGCAGATGATACCTTGTGTATAGAGGCAATGATGCAGGATGGCAAAGCCCTACAAGCAGGAACTTCGCACTTTTTGGGACAAAATTTTGCGAAGGCGTTCGATGTGAAATTCGCTACCAAAGAAGGAGGTCTGGAACATGTGTGGGGGACTTCATGGGGAGTTTCTACACGTTTGATGGGCGCTTTGATCATGGCGCATTCGGATGATAACGGTTTAGTCCTACCTCCGAAATTGGCACCTATCCAAGTGGTGATAGTGCCGATTTACCGAAAAGACGAGGAATTCGAGGCGATCTCTGAGAAAGCCAATGAAATCATGGCAGAGTTAAGGAAAGCGGGCATTTCTGTCAAATATGACAATAGGGATACCCACAAGCCAGGTTTTAAATTTGCGGAGTACGAACTGAAAGGGGTTCCACTGAGAATCGCCATTGGTCCAAGGGATTTGGAAAATGGCACCATAGAGATCGCTAGAAGAGATACTTTGACCAAGGAGCAATTTGAGCTTTCATCTCAGCCTATTTCTGAGAAATTTGTACAACTTTTGGATGAAATCCAGACTAGTATTTATTCTAAAGCATTTGATTTTAAAGGAGAAATGACTACCGAAGTCAATTCATGGGAAGAATTTGAGGAAGTACTGGAGAGCAAAGGTGGTTTTATTTCAGCACATTGGGACGGAACAGCAGAAACCGAAGAAAAGGTGAAAGAACTGACCAAAGCCACCATAAGGTGTATTCCACTTGATCAGAAAGAGGAGGCTGGAGTTTGTGTGTTCTCCGGCAAACCTTCGACAGGTAGAGTGCTATTCGCTAAAGCTTATTGA
- a CDS encoding NfeD family protein — MTIFILSSLLIIGLVLFLIEVFLLPGTTVVGIIGLLVSLVGVYYAYLSFDFTTAMWIAGGTALCNVAVIWYGFTSGVWNRFSLKSKLEGGAFDGRTAGLAIGMPGVAISDIKPFGKATFEDQVFEVKSESGFIEVGKSVSIIKIENNKVIVK, encoded by the coding sequence ATGACCATTTTCATTTTGTCCAGCCTTTTGATCATCGGGCTAGTCCTGTTTTTGATCGAAGTTTTCTTGCTTCCAGGAACTACCGTAGTGGGGATTATAGGGTTGTTGGTCAGTTTAGTAGGAGTTTATTACGCTTACCTATCTTTTGATTTCACTACTGCTATGTGGATAGCGGGAGGTACCGCACTCTGCAATGTAGCTGTGATATGGTACGGATTTACTTCTGGGGTTTGGAATCGGTTTTCGCTGAAATCTAAGTTAGAAGGAGGAGCCTTTGACGGGAGGACAGCAGGCTTGGCTATTGGTATGCCTGGGGTAGCCATTTCAGACATTAAGCCATTTGGCAAAGCTACATTCGAAGATCAGGTATTTGAGGTGAAAAGTGAGAGCGGTTTTATAGAAGTAGGTAAAAGTGTCAGTATTATTAAAATAGAAAACAATAAAGTCATAGTTAAATAG
- the floA gene encoding flotillin-like protein FloA (flotillin-like protein involved in membrane lipid rafts): MDPSSSMFILIAAVAAIVVLFIFLYFVPVGLWITAIFSNVRVGLLELVGMRFRKVPPGIIVNSLITATKAGLELNTGDLETHYLAGGNVPNVIRALISADKANINLSFKQATAIDLAGRDVFEAVQISVNPKVINTPNVAAVAADGIQLVAKARVTVRANIAQLVGGAGEETILARVGEGIVTSIGSASNHKSVLENPDKISKLVLQRGLDAGTAFEILSIDIADIDVGTNIGAKLQIDQASADLKVAEAKAEERRAMAVALEQEMRARNVEMRAKVVEAEAEVPKALAEAFRSGRLGVMDYYKMENIQSDTSMRESIAKSDESKDSGKGKSDK; encoded by the coding sequence ATGGATCCATCTAGTTCAATGTTTATTTTGATTGCGGCGGTAGCTGCAATCGTAGTTTTATTTATCTTTTTATATTTTGTGCCTGTAGGTCTCTGGATTACAGCGATTTTCTCCAATGTCCGAGTGGGGTTGCTAGAGTTAGTAGGAATGCGTTTTAGAAAAGTACCTCCAGGAATTATTGTCAACTCACTGATCACGGCCACTAAAGCTGGACTGGAACTCAATACCGGGGATTTGGAAACTCACTATTTAGCTGGTGGAAATGTTCCCAACGTAATCCGTGCATTGATTTCCGCAGATAAAGCCAATATTAACCTATCCTTCAAACAAGCTACAGCGATTGATTTGGCAGGTAGGGACGTGTTTGAAGCAGTACAGATATCAGTAAACCCCAAGGTGATCAATACCCCAAATGTAGCTGCTGTTGCTGCAGACGGAATTCAGTTGGTCGCCAAAGCCAGAGTGACGGTACGTGCCAATATTGCGCAGCTAGTCGGCGGTGCAGGAGAAGAAACCATCCTGGCTCGAGTAGGGGAGGGTATAGTGACCTCTATTGGTTCGGCTTCCAATCACAAAAGTGTACTAGAGAATCCAGATAAAATCTCAAAATTGGTGCTGCAGAGAGGCCTGGATGCAGGAACTGCTTTCGAAATTCTATCCATTGATATTGCGGATATAGATGTGGGGACAAACATCGGCGCTAAATTACAGATCGACCAAGCCTCTGCAGACTTGAAAGTAGCAGAAGCAAAAGCTGAGGAACGAAGAGCCATGGCGGTAGCCTTAGAACAGGAAATGAGAGCCAGAAATGTAGAAATGCGGGCCAAAGTGGTAGAAGCCGAGGCAGAGGTTCCCAAGGCTTTGGCAGAAGCTTTCCGATCTGGCAGACTTGGTGTGATGGACTATTACAAAATGGAAAATATCCAATCAGACACTTCTATGCGAGAGTCCATTGCCAAGTCAGATGAATCGAAAGACTCTGGGAAAGGGAAAAGTGATAAATAA
- a CDS encoding WG repeat-containing protein: protein MNKTFTLILSFLLLSFTSLMAQSWEVYDTKLQLQSRLMYKEIELLSETVRIGKTDSVIYLLSADLKPAVSLEGDEIYQYLAPWILVSGKDGIGAFHEYGQKVLPLEYESIDTYFNLLLARKGNEYWLFERGYNKTTYLGELDEAKITKTGLIYAKRGGEYFLPISSNPNMTFQLLQDHGGDYLLAKEESGFGLINREGEYVLEPIIDSLQHTKGNFYYGYDQDQYLLIEGNDIKSNIRYNSFHRITFENDIMLEYIHGKLRRVMEEDGILLDAVGMTAVDKIGQDLYNVYFRDDKVGLLGKNGWLVKPTTAAQSISAGGEGFFPAFKDGNTGFLNSEGMWAIEPKYIEVSSFAEGIAGFKSGSNWGLINSNGEQISDANWQEIKPFQQGFAIAKANNEFFLINSFGRPVNSTGYDHISRTAEGFFLIEKAGKIGMLDSKGEALVPAEFESLRRERKDFIIAQKDGKTGIINEAGDLVLPLAYDEVLVDWATNQIFTKTKFVPVVIQTVEESGKKKRKGA from the coding sequence ATGAATAAAACTTTTACGCTGATCTTAAGCTTTTTACTGCTTTCCTTTACCAGCTTGATGGCCCAATCATGGGAGGTGTACGACACCAAATTGCAGTTACAATCCAGACTAATGTATAAGGAAATTGAACTGCTGAGTGAAACGGTCAGAATAGGTAAAACGGATTCAGTCATATATCTTCTATCAGCAGATCTGAAGCCTGCTGTTTCCCTGGAGGGGGATGAGATCTATCAGTATTTGGCTCCTTGGATTTTGGTGAGTGGAAAAGACGGAATCGGGGCTTTTCACGAGTACGGACAGAAAGTTCTACCCCTGGAATATGAATCCATAGACACATATTTCAATTTACTTTTGGCCCGAAAAGGAAATGAATACTGGCTCTTTGAAAGAGGTTATAACAAAACTACTTACTTGGGCGAGTTGGATGAGGCAAAAATCACCAAGACCGGCTTGATCTATGCCAAACGAGGAGGTGAATATTTCCTACCAATTTCGTCCAATCCGAATATGACCTTTCAGCTTCTCCAGGATCATGGAGGGGATTACCTTTTGGCCAAAGAGGAAAGTGGTTTTGGACTCATCAATCGGGAAGGTGAGTATGTACTGGAGCCCATTATTGACTCCTTACAGCATACCAAAGGAAACTTTTACTACGGGTATGACCAAGACCAATACTTGTTGATAGAAGGAAATGACATCAAATCGAACATCCGGTACAATTCATTCCACCGAATCACTTTTGAAAATGATATCATGCTGGAATATATCCATGGCAAACTACGAAGGGTCATGGAAGAAGACGGTATTCTTCTAGATGCTGTGGGAATGACTGCCGTTGATAAAATAGGCCAAGATCTTTACAACGTATATTTCAGAGATGACAAAGTAGGTTTGCTTGGAAAAAATGGCTGGCTGGTCAAACCTACCACAGCAGCTCAATCTATCAGTGCAGGAGGCGAAGGATTCTTCCCGGCATTCAAGGATGGAAATACCGGCTTTTTAAATTCTGAGGGAATGTGGGCCATAGAGCCAAAATATATCGAGGTTTCCTCGTTTGCCGAAGGCATCGCTGGGTTTAAATCCGGCAGCAACTGGGGGCTGATCAACTCCAACGGAGAACAAATATCTGATGCCAACTGGCAAGAGATCAAACCTTTTCAACAAGGATTTGCTATCGCAAAAGCTAACAATGAATTTTTCCTGATCAACTCATTTGGCAGGCCTGTAAACAGTACTGGATACGATCATATTTCAAGAACTGCGGAAGGTTTTTTTCTGATAGAAAAGGCTGGAAAAATCGGAATGCTAGATAGCAAAGGGGAAGCTTTGGTCCCGGCAGAGTTCGAAAGTCTGCGCAGGGAGCGGAAAGATTTTATCATCGCCCAAAAAGATGGAAAGACCGGGATTATCAATGAAGCTGGAGATTTAGTACTGCCCCTAGCTTATGATGAAGTTTTAGTGGATTGGGCCACCAATCAAATTTTCACCAAAACGAAGTTTGTACCTGTGGTCATTCAAACTGTAGAGGAATCTGGAAAGAAAAAAAGAAAAGGGGCCTGA